One region of Caldimonas thermodepolymerans genomic DNA includes:
- a CDS encoding PA2778 family cysteine peptidase, translating into MPFPFPARFSPGRRRVLAGVAALGAGALAGCATQTAALLEAPGADLPRRVELADTPFFPQDQRFLCGPESLAAVLHVAGRPVTPAELVPQVYLPGRQGSLQTEMLAAARRQGAVAVPLPTRLEAVCRELAAGTPVVVLQNLGLSVSPVWHYAVAIGYDLDERIMLLRSGRERRAVMPLRTFEHTWARSGHWAFVALAPGRLPASAGEAEVTRALVAFERVAPPEAALQGYLAALQHWPGNVTLAMGRGNTLYAAGRKREAAEAFRAIAQAHQHGAAWVNLGWVLLELGEVAQAEEAARQAVALGGHWRDQAQALLRRVEAARQPAS; encoded by the coding sequence TTGCCTTTTCCCTTCCCGGCGCGCTTCTCGCCGGGCCGCCGCCGCGTGCTCGCCGGCGTCGCCGCGCTGGGCGCCGGCGCGCTGGCCGGCTGCGCGACCCAGACCGCCGCGCTGCTCGAGGCGCCCGGTGCCGACCTGCCGCGGCGCGTCGAGCTGGCCGACACCCCGTTCTTCCCGCAGGACCAGCGCTTCCTCTGCGGGCCCGAATCGCTGGCGGCAGTGCTGCACGTGGCCGGCCGGCCGGTGACGCCGGCCGAGCTGGTCCCGCAGGTCTACCTGCCCGGGCGGCAGGGCTCGCTGCAGACCGAGATGCTGGCCGCGGCGCGCCGGCAGGGCGCGGTCGCGGTGCCGCTGCCGACGCGGCTGGAGGCGGTGTGCCGCGAGCTGGCCGCCGGCACCCCGGTGGTGGTGCTGCAGAACCTGGGGCTGTCGGTCTCGCCGGTCTGGCACTACGCGGTGGCGATCGGCTACGACCTGGACGAGCGGATCATGCTGCTGCGCTCGGGGCGCGAGCGGCGCGCGGTGATGCCGCTGCGCACCTTCGAGCACACCTGGGCCCGCTCGGGGCACTGGGCCTTCGTCGCGCTGGCGCCGGGGCGCCTGCCGGCCAGCGCCGGCGAGGCCGAGGTGACGCGTGCGCTGGTGGCCTTCGAGCGCGTCGCGCCGCCCGAGGCGGCCCTGCAGGGCTACCTCGCGGCGCTGCAGCACTGGCCCGGCAACGTGACGCTCGCGATGGGGCGCGGCAACACGCTGTATGCGGCCGGGCGCAAGCGCGAGGCGGCGGAGGCGTTCCGCGCCATTGCGCAGGCGCACCAGCACGGCGCGGCCTGGGTCAACCTGGGCTGGGTGCTGCTCGAGCTCGGCGAGGTGGCGCAGGCCGAGGAGGCGGCGCGCCAGGCGGTCGCGCTGGGCGGCCACTGGCGCGACCAGGCGCAGGCGCTGCTGCGCCGGGTCGAGGCGGCCAGGCAGCCGGCGTCGTGA
- a CDS encoding PA2779 family protein: MSYPFPVSRWLRSIACAVSVCFGASAFAQPVQATLITTEQVAQEVALQARRAEGQAHRDALAAHLDRPELQARLQEWGVTPEQARERVAALTDEEAAELVARIDAAPAGGDVIGAIIFVFVLLLITDILGFTKVFPFTRSVR; encoded by the coding sequence ATGTCGTATCCGTTCCCCGTCTCGCGTTGGCTGCGCAGCATCGCCTGCGCCGTGTCGGTCTGCTTCGGCGCCTCGGCCTTCGCCCAGCCCGTGCAGGCCACCCTGATCACCACCGAGCAGGTGGCCCAGGAGGTCGCCCTGCAGGCGCGCAGGGCCGAGGGGCAGGCGCATCGCGATGCGCTGGCCGCCCACCTGGACCGTCCGGAACTGCAGGCCAGGCTGCAGGAGTGGGGCGTCACGCCGGAGCAGGCGCGCGAGCGCGTGGCGGCGCTGACCGACGAGGAGGCCGCCGAGCTGGTGGCGCGCATCGACGCCGCGCCGGCCGGCGGCGACGTGATCGGTGCGATCATCTTCGTGTTCGTGCTGCTGCTGATCACCGACATCCTCGGCTTCACGAAGGTGTTCCCGTTCACCCGTTCCGTCCGTTGA